In Gossypium arboreum isolate Shixiya-1 chromosome 5, ASM2569848v2, whole genome shotgun sequence, a single genomic region encodes these proteins:
- the LOC108450377 gene encoding dof zinc finger protein DOF1.4-like, with protein sequence MLSNCEKMIISSTANQWPQNHIDEKDLMASTARLMEKPSHEQQQQQQVLKCPRCDSSNTKFCYYNNYSLSQPRHFCKACKRYWTRGGTLRNVPVGGGCRKNKRVKRPAASATDGASPTSGANIANTPSQPQMDVSSTSSHHINPLFYGLANNPSDINLPFPRFSSRVLGAETVTGYDLQPDVNALGLGFSSGIVSSDTGDGDYRNGFNTNPTKQIQDVVTSNPLLPCYSNIFGSSSTTTAPTIASLLASTLYQHKFMNGGVKNTQLPNQLQALSPFQDLQMTGNGENGVTMKDIKVEEAQSRMDWNVQCQNQLDQMGLSDPTVYWSTTSVGAWNDPANFESSVSLI encoded by the exons ATGTTGAGTAACTGCGAGAAGATGATTATCTCTTCAACTGCTAATCAATGGCCACAG AATCATATAGATGAGAAAGATTTGATGGCGTCAACAGCTAGGCTTATGGAGAAACCAAGCCATGAACAGCAACAACAGCAGCAAGTCCTAAAGTGTCCTCGTTGTGATTCTTCCAACACCAAGTTCTGCTACTACAACAACTACAGCTTGTCGCAGCCAAGACACTTTTGCAAGGCTTGCAAGCGTTATTGGACTCGAGGTGGAACTTTAAGGAACGTTCCGGTGGGTGGTGGATGTAGGAAGAACAAGCGTGTGAAGAGGCCGGCGGCATCAGCTACAGATGGTGCTTCTCCAACATCTGGTGCAAATATTGCTAACACTCCATCTCAACCTCAGATGGATGTTTCTTCAACCTCAAGTCATCATATCAACCCTTTGTTTTATGGGTTAGCTAATAACCCATCTGATATCAATCTTCCATTTCCTCGGTTCAGTTCAAGAGTTTTGGGTGCGGAAACAGTCACTGGTTATGATCTCCAGCCTGATGTGAACGCTCTGGGATTAGGGTTTTCTTCTGGGATAGTGTCTAGTGATACTGGGGATGGTGATTATCGAAATGGTTTTAACACTAACCCGACTAAGCAAATCCAGGATGTGGTGACTTCAAATCCACTCCTTCCATGCTATTCCAATATCTTTGGATCTTCTAGCACCACCACGGCACCAACAATTGCTTCTTTGTTAGCTTCTACACTTTACCAACACAAATTCATGAATGGTGGTGTCAAAAATACTCAACTGCCTAATCAATTGCAAGCCTTATCACCTTTCCAAGACCTTCAAATGACAGGCAACGGTGAAAATGGGGTAACCATGAAAGATATCAAAGTTGAAGAAGCGCAAAGCAGAATGGATTGGAATGTACAATGCCAGAATCAGCTCGATCAAATGGGTTTATCTGATCCTACGGTTTATTGGAGCACAACAAGTGTCGGTGCTTGGAATGATCCGGCAAACTTTGAGTCCTCAGTCTCTCTGATCTAG